In the genome of Candidatus Zixiibacteriota bacterium, one region contains:
- the rplJ gene encoding 50S ribosomal protein L10: MPKAEKLETVALYKKLFEDAGSVFVTDYQGLNVSDLTDLRKKLRENNVKFLVGKNTLFRLAAKDSFEGIDQHLSGPTAVVFTEDDPAGAAKILNDSFKSHDLPKMKAFWLDGVPFDGAEIKRLADLPTKDQLYSQVAAAVESPLTELVRSLDAFHQELIGSIDALAEKKQGEG; the protein is encoded by the coding sequence GTGCCAAAAGCAGAAAAACTGGAAACCGTAGCGCTGTATAAGAAACTGTTCGAGGATGCCGGCTCGGTCTTTGTGACCGATTACCAGGGTCTGAATGTCTCCGACTTGACCGACCTTCGGAAGAAACTGCGCGAAAACAATGTCAAGTTTCTGGTGGGCAAGAACACTCTGTTCCGGCTCGCCGCTAAAGATAGCTTCGAGGGTATCGATCAGCATCTTTCCGGGCCCACGGCGGTAGTCTTTACCGAAGATGATCCGGCCGGCGCGGCTAAGATTCTGAACGACTCATTCAAGTCGCACGACTTGCCGAAGATGAAGGCGTTCTGGCTTGATGGTGTTCCCTTCGATGGCGCCGAGATCAAACGGTTGGCCGATCTGCCGACCAAAGATCAGCTCTATTCGCAAGTGGCCGCGGCTGTCGAGTCGCCTCTTACCGAGTTGGTACGCTCTTTGGATGCTTTCCATCAGGAGTTGATAGGTTCTATCGACGCCTTGGCTGAAAAAAAGCAGGGCGAGGGCTGA
- the rplL gene encoding 50S ribosomal protein L7/L12: MSNAAIEEIVDKIADLSAMDLADLSKAIQDKFGVTAAAPMAMAAMPGAAAAEVEEQTEFDAVLTSIGDKKIQVIKAVRELTSLGLKEAKELVESAPAKIKEGVPKDEAEAVKTKIEEAGGIVDIK, encoded by the coding sequence GTGTCTAACGCAGCTATTGAAGAGATTGTTGACAAGATCGCTGATCTTAGTGCAATGGACCTGGCTGACCTGTCCAAGGCTATCCAGGACAAATTCGGCGTCACCGCCGCTGCTCCCATGGCGATGGCCGCCATGCCCGGCGCTGCCGCCGCCGAGGTTGAGGAACAAACTGAGTTCGATGCAGTCTTGACCTCGATCGGTGACAAAAAAATCCAGGTCATTAAGGCCGTGCGCGAGTTGACCTCGCTGGGCCTGAAAGAGGCAAAAGAACTGGTTGAGAGCGCCCCGGCCAAGATTAAAGAGGGTGTTCCCAAAGACGAAGCCGAAGCGGTCAAGACCAAGATCGAAGAGGCCGGCGGTATCGTCGACATCAAGTAA